A region from the Neurospora crassa OR74A linkage group V, whole genome shotgun sequence genome encodes:
- the pex19 gene encoding peroxin: MASNNAGAKEEVPRKATVADEFDDDVSDPDEDDLDDLDDMLDEFAAVDLQAKKPSGPARPDAAGADGAKGEDDVLSEEEFAKQLQAGMADLLGDIENSPELQAQFESIFKELGAAAAASGAETPGIPTPKAETSTKTPPSSSRRASAAASPSSKNAEASFQETIRRTMERMQTSGEQATAAAAAEGSDDFLAELLKQMQSGGLDGEGSEEEFSKMLMGMMEQLTHKDILYEPMKELHEKFPGWLEKNRATTSKEDLERYELQQKLVSEIVAKFEEPNYADTSKEHHEYIVDRMQKMQDAGQPPNDLVGDMPSAQNLDLPDDQCAPQ, from the exons ATGGCTTCGAATAACGCCGGCgcaaaggaggaggtgccCAGGAAGGCCACCGTGGCCGACGAGTTCGACGATGACGTGTCCGACCCGGATGAGGATGACCTGGATGACCTGGATGACATGCTCGATGAGTTCGCCGCAGTAGACCTTCAAGCCAAGAAGCCTTCGGGGCCAGCAAGGCCAGACGCCGCTGGGGCAGATGGTGCCAAGGGGGAAGATGATGTCCTGTCCGAAGAGGAGTTTGCGAAGCAGCTGCAGGCCGGCATGGCTGATCTCCTCGGTGACATCGAGAACTCG CCTGAGCTACAAGCCCAGTTCGAGAGCATATTCAAGGAGCtaggcgccgccgccgctgcctcGGGTGCCGAAACACCTGGTATTCCCACCCCAAAGGCCGAGACTTCGACCAAgactcctccgtcttcttcccGCAGAGCCTCGGCCGCGGCCTCACCATCGAGCAAGAATGCCGAAGCTTCCTTTCAAGAGACCATCCGACGGACCATGGAGCGCATGCAGACATCTGGCGAGCAGGCCACGGCCGCTGCCGCAGCTGAGGGTTCCGATGATTTCCTTGCTGAGCTGCTCAAGCAGATGCAGTCGGGTGGCCTTGACGGCGAGGGCAGCGAAGAGGAGTTCAGCAAAATGCTTATGGGAATGATGGAGCAGCTCACACACAAGGACATTCTGTATGAACCTATGAAGGAACTGCACGAGAAGTTCCCGGGCTGGCTGGAGAAGAACCGCGCGACGACATCCAAGGAGGATCTCGAAAGGTACGAGTTGCAGCAGAAGCTGGTGAGCGAGATTGTGGCCAAGTTCGAGGAGCCCAACTACGCAGATACGAGCAAGGAGCACCATGAGTACATCGTGGACAGGATGCAGAAG ATGCAAGATGCTGGCCAGCCTCCCAACGACTTGGTCGGAGACATGCCCTCCGCCCAAAATCTCGACCTCCCCGACGATCAATGCGCCCCTCAGTAA
- a CDS encoding ubiquitin-conjugating enzyme E has protein sequence MALCQNRLQEERKQWRKDHPFGFYARPQKNQQGVLDLKIWECGIPGKEKTIWEGGLFKLTVTFPDEYPTKPPKCKFVPPLFHPNVYPSGTVCLSILNEEEAWKPAITMKQILLGIQDLLNDPNPESPAQAEAYNLFKKDRQEYERRIKRVVRENAAP, from the exons ATGGCGCTGTGCCAGAACCGCTTGCAAGAGGAACG GAAGCAGTGGCGAAAGGACCATCCCTTTGGCTTCTATGCCCGTCCCCAGAAGAACCAGCAGGGTGTGCTCGACTTGAAGATTTGGGAATGTGGTATTCCGGGCAAAGAAAAGACAATCTGGGAGGGTGGTCTGTTCAAGTTGACCGTCACGTTCCCTGATG AATATCCCACGAAACCCCCCAAGT GCAAATTCGTCCCCCCTCTTTTCCACCCCAATGTCTACCCATCAGGCACGGTCTGTCTCTCGATCCTcaacgaagaagaggcatGGAAGCCGGCCATCACGATGAAGCAGATCCTGCTCGGCATCCAGGACTTGCTCAATGACCCCAATCCCGAGTCCCCAGCCCAGGCTGAGGCGTACAATCTCTTCAAGAAAGATCGTCAGGAATATGAACGTCGGATCAAGCGCGTCGTGCGGGAGAATGCCGCCCCATAG
- a CDS encoding asparagine synthetase 2 gives MCGIFACHNHPDVAKFKPTALKLSKAIRHRGPDWSGSVTCHNTILCHERLSIVGVESGAQPLTNADESIAVAANGEIYNHRLIRKHLKNPYHFKTTSDCEVIIPLYLEHGVDAPKHLDGMFSFVLYDKKQDRTIAARDPIGITTLYKGYNSQEPGTVYFASELKSLHPVCDKIEAFPPGHVFDSLTGETTRYFEPSWWDEKKCPQTPLDLKLLRETLEKSVRKRLMAEVPYGVLLSGGLDSSLVAAIAQRESLRLRKLAEEQAALNQEVDPEAQDKGEGLVGIDDENKLSTVTFLPQLNSFSIGLPGSPDNKAALEVAKFLGTKHHVMTFTIEDGLNALSDVIYHLETYDVTTIRASTPMYLLSRKIKAMGIKMVLSGEGSDEIFGGYLYFHGAPNKEEFHEECVRRVKNLHLADCLRANKSTSAWGLEARVPFLDKEFLEVALNIDPQEKMITKEKLEKYILRKAFDTKDQPEGAYLPDNILYRQKEQFSDGVGYGWIDALKDQAELQVTDEMMKNPKPEWGDDIPDTKEAYWYRCMFDEHFPPSCASTVMRWTPKWVKQTDPSGRAISIHQAKYDHVDE, from the exons ATGTGCGGAATCTTTGCTTGCCACAA CCACCCAGATGTCGCCAAGTTCAAGCCTACGGCTCTGAAGCTTTCCAAGGC CATCCGTCACCGTGGTCCTGATTGGA GCGGCAGCGTCACTTGCCACAACACTA TTTTGTGCCATGAGCGTCTCAGTATCGTCGGTGTTG AGAGTGGCGCTCAGCCTCTCACCAACGCCGATGAGAGCATTGCCGTTGCCGCCAACGGCGAAATCTACAACCATCGTCTTATCCGCAAGCACTTGAAGAACCCCTACCACTTCAAGACCACCTCAGATTGCGAGGTCATCATTCCTTTG TACCTTGAGCACGGCGTCGATGCCCCCAAGCACCTCGATGGCATGTTCTCTTTCGTTCTCTACGACAAGAAGCAGGACCGCACGATCGCCGCCCGCGACCCCATCGGTATCACCACTCTCTACAAGGGCTACAACTCCCAGGAGCCCGGCACCGTCTACTTCGCCTCCGAGCTCAAGTCCCTCCACCCTGTTTGCGACAAGATCGAGGCTTTCCCTCCCGGCCACGTTTTCGACAGCTTGACTGGCGAGACCACCCGTTACTTCGAGCCTTCGTGGTGGGATGAGAAGAAGTGCCCCCAAACTCCTCTCGACCTCAAGCTTCTCCGCGAGACCCTTGAGAAGTCTGTCAGGAAACGTCTGATGGCTGAGGTCCCCTACGGTGTCCTTCTTTCCGGTGGTCTTGATTCCTCTTTGGTTGCTGCTATCGCTCAGAGAGAGTCTCTCCGTCTGAGGAAGCTCGCTGAGGAGCAGGCTGCCCTCAACCAGGAGGTTGACCCCGAGGCCCAGGACAAGGGCGAGGGTTTGGTTGGTATTGATGATGAGAACAAGCTCTCGACCGTCACTTTCCTTCCCCAGCTCAACTCCTTCTCCATCGGTCTCCCCGGCTCCCCCGACAACAAGGCCGCCCTCGAGGTCGCCAAGTTCCTCGGCACCAAGCACCACGTCATGACCTTCACTATTGAGGATGGTCTTAACGCGCTTTCCGATGTCATCTACCACCTCGAGACCTACGATGTCACCACCATCCGTGCCTCTACCCCCATGTACCTCCTCTCTCGCAAGATCAAGGCCATGGGTATCAAGATGGTTCTCTCTGGTGAGGGCTCTGACGAGATCTTCGGTGGTTACCTCTACTTCCACGGCGCTCCCAACAAGGAGGAGTTCCACGAGGAGTGTGTCCGTCGTGTTAAGAACCTCCACTTGGCCGACTGCCTGCGCGCCAACAAGTCCACCTCTGCTTGGGGTCTTGAGGCCCGTGTGCCCTTCCTCGACAAGGAGTTCCTCGAGGTTGCTCTCAACATCGATCCCCAGGAGAAGATGATCACCAAGGAGAAGCTCGAGAAGTACATCCTCCGCAAGGCCTTCGACACCAAGGACCAGCCCGAGGGTGCTTACCTCCCTGACAACATCCTCTACCGCCAGAAGGAGCAGTTCTCCGACGGTGTCGGCTACGGATGGATCGACGCTCTCAAGGACCAGGCCGAGCTCCAAGTCACTGacgagatgatgaagaaccCCAAGCCCGAGTGGGGTGACGACATCCCCGATACCAAGGAGGCTTACTGGTACCGCTGCATGTTCGACGAGCACTTCCCCCCTTCGTGCGCGTCTACCGTCATGAGGTGGACTCCCAAGTGGGTCAAGCAGACCGACCCCAGTGGCAGAGCCATCTCCATTCACCAAGCCAAGTATGACCACGTGGACGAGTAA
- the por gene encoding outer mitochondrial membrane protein porin: MAVPAFSDIAKSANDLLNKDFYHLAAGTIEVKSNTPNNVAFKVTGKSTHDKVTSGALEGKFTDKPNGLTVTQTWNTANALETKVEMADNLAKGLKAEGIFSFLPATNARGAKFNLHFKQSNFHGRAFFDLLKGPTANIDAIVGHEGFLAGASAGYDVQKAAITGYSAAVGYHAPTYSAAITATDNLSVFSASYYHKVNSQVEAGSKATWNSKTGNTVGLEVATKYRIDPVSFVKGKINDRGVAAIAYNVLLREGVTLGVGASFDTQKLDQATHKVGTSFTFES; this comes from the exons ATGGCTGTTCCCGCTTTCTCTGACATCGCCAAGTCGGCCAACGAC CTCCTCAACAAGGACTTCTACCACCTCGCTGCCGGCACCATCGAGGTCAAGTCCAACACCCCCAACAATGTCGCCTTCAAGGTTACCGGCAAGTCCACACACGACAAGGTCACCAGCGGTGCT CTCGAGGGCAAATTCACCGACAAGCCCAATG GCTTGACCGTCACCCAGACCTGGAACACTGCCAACGCCCTTGAGACCAAGGTCGAGATGGCCGACAACCTCGCCAAGGGTCTCAAGGCTGAGGGtatcttctctttcctcccCGCCACCAACGCTCGCGGCGCCAAGTTCAACCTCCACTTCAAGCAGAGCAACTTCCACGGCCGTGCTTTCTTCGACCTCCTCAAGGGCCCCACCGCCAACATTGACGCCATTGTCGGCCACGAGGGTTTCCTCGCTGGTGCCTCCGCTGGCTACGATGTCCAGAAGGCTGCCATCACTGGTTACAGCGCCGCTGTCGGCTACCACGCCCCTACCTACAGCGCTGCCATCACCGCTACTGACAACCTGAGCGTCTTCTCCGCTTCTTACTACCACAAGGTCAACTCCCAGGTTGAGGCCGGCTCCAAGGCCACCTGGAACTCCAAGACCGGTAACACCGTCGGCCTCGAGGTCGCCACCAAGTACCGCATTGACCCCGTCTCTTTCGTCAAG GGCAAGATCAACGACCGTGGTGTCGCTGCCATTGCCTACAATGTTCTCCTCCGTGAGGGCGTCACCCTCGGTGTTGGTGCCTCTTTCGATACCCAGAAGCT